A stretch of DNA from Granulicella pectinivorans:
CCGTTGAGTCCGCTGGGGAAGAAGCCGCCAGCCTTGACGCCAGCCGCAGGGGTGGTGGAGCCTGCGGTGTTCGAGAAGGTGCCGTAGACGATGTGCAGAACCTGATCCGTCGTGCGGTGGTAGGCGATGGCGTTGGTGGAATCTGCCGCGACGATGGAGCTGCCGGAGACCACCGAGGTGGAGGAGTTGGTGCCAGTGGGGATGACCAGAGCGGTCTCGTTGCCGCCGCCGAGCTGCCCGCGCAGGGTGGAGACCTTGTTGGCGTAGCCGAAGTAGGGGTACGCGGTGGAGCCCTGGGCGATGACGTTTGCGGTGAGGGCGGTGCGGACGTAGGCGGCGTGGTATGCCTCGACGGCCATGATGCCTGCTGCTGCGGCGAGATAGCCTGCGGTGATCCCTGCCGAGGAGATGAGCGGGGCTGCGCCGTTGTAGGCGGTAACTCCTACGTCTTCGAAGATGAAGGCGCCGACGAGGAAGGCATCCCAGCTGGCGAAGGGGTTGAAGGTGCTGGCGATTCCGGCTGCGCTGGCGAGTGCATTGAAGGAATTGGTGAGGTCGATGTTGGGACGGCTCACCGCAGAGGCACCGAGCGCCGAGCGGAGGAAGAGCACGTGCTGCTGCTCGTCGAAGGCGATCTCGTTGAGGATGTTCTGCTGGGTGGAGGTGAGGCCCGGGACCTTGGCGCCACCGGTGACGACGGTGGTGGCTCCTCCGACGTTGGTGGAGGACAACCCGACGCCAGTGGCAGCCCGGAGGTAGAACTCGGCCTCAAGGTATTCGAGATTGAGAGCGAAGTTGAGGATGTCCGTGTCGGTGTAGGCCGTCGTCGTGGGAGTGGTGACGGTGGTGGTGGTGGAGCCCTGGTCCGAGCAGCCGGAG
This window harbors:
- a CDS encoding ferritin-like domain-containing protein; the protein is MNPLETILDKRRSRRNFLAGAGASLGAAALLSGCSDQGSTTTTVTTPTTTAYTDTDILNFALNLEYLEAEFYLRAATGVGLSSTNVGGATTVVTGGAKVPGLTSTQQNILNEIAFDEQQHVLFLRSALGASAVSRPNIDLTNSFNALASAAGIASTFNPFASWDAFLVGAFIFEDVGVTAYNGAAPLISSAGITAGYLAAAAGIMAVEAYHAAYVRTALTANVIAQGSTAYPYFGYANKVSTLRGQLGGGNETALVIPTGTNSSTSVVSGSSIVAADSTNAIAYHRTTDQVLHIVYGTFSNTAGSTTPAAGVKAGGFFPSGLNGNITATLS